Proteins encoded by one window of Nasonia vitripennis strain AsymCx chromosome 5, Nvit_psr_1.1, whole genome shotgun sequence:
- the LOC103315330 gene encoding uncharacterized protein LOC103315330 — protein MLLDSLHLKICRAVHHGKVDKKDASSTIVNLAVSPLPLPRLLRGHLLDTRLVVRYGRDKRVAVFALRGRRCCPGCSRYLTDDGEADAPGVATSWKNQNFSWSMHRTSQKAPQQLQGWPFL, from the exons ATGCTGCTGGACTCGTTGCACTTG AAAATTTGCCGAGCTGTACACCACGGAAAAGTGGATAAGAAAGACGCAAGTTCAACTATCGTCAACTTGGCCGTGtcccccctccccctcccccGCCTTCTTCGCGGGCATTTACTCGACACTCGGTTGGTGGTACGGTACGGACGGGACAAGCGCGTTGCAGTTTTTGCGCTACGGGGGAGGCGATGCTGCCCCGGATGCAGTCGCTACTTGACGGACGACGGAGAAGCCGATGCACCAGGAGTCGCCACTTCCTG GAAAAATCAAAACTTCTCCTGGTCCATGCATCGTACCTCACAGAAGGCACCGCAACAGTTACAAGGATGGccatttctataa